The segment CTTGAAACCCGCGACGAGGTGCGCATTCAGGAGCGCACCGATGTTAATTTCAACAGCGCCTTCAGCTACCAGTTCAGCAAGGATCTGGTGCAATTGAACGCCAGCTACGGAACCCGTAACCCACCCACAGACACAGAGCGGACGATTACCGATTACAGCGGTGCTGTGCCACTGAGCCGACTGGAACGGGAGCAGAACAGCTTCGATCGATACGAGTGGGAGCTCGGCGGGGACTGGGAGCACAGCTTTGACAATGGCAGCAGGTATCGCATGCTGTTCGTGGTTAACGACCGGCAGGGGGAAGGGATTCGGGAGCGTTTTCAGATTGATGCAGAGGGGGAGGCCGAGAAGAATCTCTACCTCTACAATCTGGGCCGGGATCGGGAGCGCATCACCCGCAATTCTTACATTTTCAATCCATTGCAGGACCACGGCGTGGAAGTTGGTATCGAGGCCGCCCAGACCATCCGCAACAATGGCCTGCGCCTTGGGGTGGCGGGATCCGGAACCGCTTCTGAGGCGGTCGGCGGTCTGGTACCGGTGACTATCAATAACGCCTTTTCCGAAATCGAGGAGATGCGCTACGAGACATTTGCCATTCACAACTGGCAGTTGAATGAGCGGATGACCCTGGAAAGCACCCTGATCCTGGAACAGTCGGAAATTACCCAGACAGGTGATGTCCTCAACCAGCGTGATTTCCAGTTCATCCGGCCGAAGGTGGACTACCGCTTCAATCTTACCGACACCATTCAATTGCGCGCATCGGTTGAAAAAGATGTCTCACAGCTGAGCTTCTCGGACTTCAGCGCTACAATCGACAACAATGACGAAGACAAGAACACTGAAGCCGGCAACCCCGATATCGTGCAGGAACAGTCCTGGGTCTACCGCATGGGGTTTGAGTACCGCCTGCCGGAAAATATCGGCGTGCTCAGTTCCAATTTCTTCTACCGTGACATTGAGGATGTTATCGACCGGATCGATGTGACGACCAACCCGGATACCCCAATATCCGCGCGCGGCAATATTGGCGATGGTGAACGGTGGGGAGTCAGACTGGATGCCAGTTCGCGGCTTGGTTTTATCGGCCTGCCCGATGCGCTGGTCACCGCCAATCTGAATCTGCAGGACTCCCGGGTCATGGATCCCTTCCTCGGCATCGAGCGCCGCACTGCCAATAACGGTCGCGGCTGGGGTAACCTGGGCTTTCGCCACGACCTGACAGCCTGGAACATGAACTACGGAATGAACTATTCGAACCAGATCAACGGCGGCTCAGGCCGCACCACCATTGACGTTGACGATATCGAAATAGAGGAACGCGAACCCTTCCTGGCCCTGTTCATCGAAAAGCGGGCCTTCGGGGGTACCACGATCAGGCTGGAAGCACAGAACGCGCTGGACAGCGTTTTCTGTCGGGACCGGATCCGTTACCTGGGCGCAACAGCTGACGGTGTCGTGGAGGAGATCGAAAATACCTGCAATGGTGAGGGCCGTCAGTTTGCATTGAAAGTGCGCCGCACCTTCTAACCAGGGCGCTGACTCAGGTTGCTGAGCTCCCCGCGCGTTTAAATAAGTGCGGGGGTTTTCGGCTGTCAGGCTGCTATTCCACCTTGGTGAATATCATCATGTGCTGCCAGGGTAGAAAATCCAGGGTCTCAGTCCATTCAAGATTGAATACCAGCATTTCCTTGACCACCTGTTCTTCGGTCATCTTATGGAGTGGGCGTATTGGCACCCTGGGATCTTCAGCCCGGTATTCCAGCAGAAAAACCCTGCCACCCGGCCTAAGCGCCTGGTAGATGCCCCTGATCATTTCGTAGGGATGGGAGAACTCGTGATAGGCATCCACCATAATTGCCGCGTCAATGGAGTTCGGCGGCAGGTTGGGGTCGTCGATCTGACCCAGCACACCTTCGATGTTACTGACCCCTTCTGCTGCCTGACGTTGCTCGAGCAGGGTGAGCATCTCTGGCTGAATATCGACTGCCAGCACCTTACCCTCGGGAACCTGGCGCGCGATTCGAAACGAAAAATAGCCGGTGCCTGCGCCGATGTCGGCAACCACATGATCAGGCTCCAACCCCATATTCGCCACCACCTGATCGGGCTGCTCCTGCTGGATTCGTTCGGGTCTCTCCAGCCAGTCCGCTCCCTGGTGCCCCATGACACGGGAAATCTCGCGGCCCTGGTAAAACTTGCCGATCCCGTCCTGGCTCCTGGCCGCGTTGTAGACATAACCGGGCCCATCCTGGGCAAGCGCCATAGCCATAGGTAATGAAAAAGCGGCTAGCAACAACAAAGATCGAACAGCGGAACGCGGGTTCATGGCATCACCTGAAAGCAGCGGGTCTGGCTGAGCACCAGAGACAGGCATAGCCTGCCGGGGAACGACCAGATCCGGTGTGGGGAGGTTAGAGACTGCTGATTATTGCAGAGAGTGAGAGATTTGCAACCAAGACAAGCTGTTGCAGGACTGTAATGACGATAATTCAGGTAACGTTGATCGCATTCGTAACGCTAG is part of the Gammaproteobacteria bacterium genome and harbors:
- a CDS encoding TonB-dependent receptor, yielding MRPQLTNKLLGATALSLAISLANQSFAQAPAGVEDELESTTVSYPASYFDEYSPVSANDMVSVIPGVNLAMGGGGGNRRGLGSGQNEILINGQRVTGKSMSGRDQLSRIPADQVQSIEIIRGASEELGVRNSGQTLNIVLRDAQSRRSVNTELNMSRYRDATLAPGGQLSVTGQTGDLSYLVSAEAEPRYQNRLTNEVSYDPDYNLLETRDEVRIQERTDVNFNSAFSYQFSKDLVQLNASYGTRNPPTDTERTITDYSGAVPLSRLEREQNSFDRYEWELGGDWEHSFDNGSRYRMLFVVNDRQGEGIRERFQIDAEGEAEKNLYLYNLGRDRERITRNSYIFNPLQDHGVEVGIEAAQTIRNNGLRLGVAGSGTASEAVGGLVPVTINNAFSEIEEMRYETFAIHNWQLNERMTLESTLILEQSEITQTGDVLNQRDFQFIRPKVDYRFNLTDTIQLRASVEKDVSQLSFSDFSATIDNNDEDKNTEAGNPDIVQEQSWVYRMGFEYRLPENIGVLSSNFFYRDIEDVIDRIDVTTNPDTPISARGNIGDGERWGVRLDASSRLGFIGLPDALVTANLNLQDSRVMDPFLGIERRTANNGRGWGNLGFRHDLTAWNMNYGMNYSNQINGGSGRTTIDVDDIEIEEREPFLALFIEKRAFGGTTIRLEAQNALDSVFCRDRIRYLGATADGVVEEIENTCNGEGRQFALKVRRTF
- a CDS encoding class I SAM-dependent methyltransferase, with translation MNPRSAVRSLLLLAAFSLPMAMALAQDGPGYVYNAARSQDGIGKFYQGREISRVMGHQGADWLERPERIQQEQPDQVVANMGLEPDHVVADIGAGTGYFSFRIARQVPEGKVLAVDIQPEMLTLLEQRQAAEGVSNIEGVLGQIDDPNLPPNSIDAAIMVDAYHEFSHPYEMIRGIYQALRPGGRVFLLEYRAEDPRVPIRPLHKMTEEQVVKEMLVFNLEWTETLDFLPWQHMMIFTKVE